In the Topomyia yanbarensis strain Yona2022 chromosome 3, ASM3024719v1, whole genome shotgun sequence genome, one interval contains:
- the LOC131692708 gene encoding phospholipid-transporting ATPase ABCA3-like isoform X2, whose amino-acid sequence MATTDWEKFKLLLWKNWIIQKRHYVQTIFEITIPVLACSLLILVRGLVNPSTYTEPVTFERLYVSSIASLRTMISNHPIELTLVYSPGNLLFEQVDKRAAKMLGTDVRTKPFNNSDSMYNILVTNNYLAGIEFGDHLTNITELPENLTFALRFPSEMRTTLLPGAEFWANWRTFLTFPPFQAYGARAVNYSDGGYPANYYAEGFVSVQNAITRALLERKNNSHKLPIVSLQRFPYPPFYNDPLLRGLENLFPVIIMIAFFYSCINTVKFITLEKERQLKESMKIMGVSGWLHWMAWFVKTLILLSISITLITLLLCVSLTTNTDIAIFEFSNWLLVWIFLFIYSITTITFCFMLSTFFSKANIASGVSGIIWFYSLTPYNITFGNYDRMSLVTKLAASLWCNTAMGYGFMLLMKHEGTSIGLQWSNLFTPVTVDDQLTVAHIMLMLLIDAVFYLLVALYVEQIAPGQFGIPKKWNFIFTINFRSSRDSFNKQRNTLGREYFSSHSINNPEEDLTEKHAGIKILGLTKVFKGSEVAVKDLTLNLYEDQISVLLGHNGAGKTTTMSMLAGMFPPTSGTAIVNGFDIRYNIKKLRNTLGLCPQHNILFDELTVVEHIRFFSKLKGVTDDVISTEINKYLKLLELEEKKDALSQTLSGGMKRKLSMAIALCGGSKVVLCDEPTSGMDPAARRLLWNLLQQEKVGRTILLSTHFMDEADILGDRVVIMASGDLKAVGSPFYLKKKFGRGYRLVCVTEAGCNPMHLTGLIRKYIPNIEVETDIGTELSYILGHEYLHLYQRLLTDLEENAAQFRISSYGITPSTLEEVFMRLGSDRATKDDSKTFNDSTTRLNYASYLPEEPYPLVKGRQRTVNQMKAMFMKKYLSFIRAWKISFLQTTLSMFYIMIIIAIVRSFPNNVVLPPLEISLSSYSKTVTILQTTDINATITRSYVSLFENTPEVHELIVTSASFEEYVLNKSAENIKKVDNTYMVGATLHESDQNLTVWFNNKAYHTAPLALNLIYNAILRTFCNNCHLQVVNKPLPYSTRIRFLRLQAGSNMGFQLAFNTGFAMAFVGAMYIMFNIKERASGAKLLQLVSGVHVVIFWSISFLWDYFVFIVAMVLYIITLAAFQEEGWSSPTELSRVVIVMLCFGSAVIPFTYLWSLFFQVPSTGFIKMLIFNIFTGTVIFTGIFLLKYSEFNLKDVAETLEWFYMIFPHFALSHSLNNINLALTIQQICQAQSEAMPFSIDDLLCNIDKRCCNTNIFSFEPNGVSRNLVYMLAVGILSFVVLLLNELGMITFNINCRNPRNSSPMKCAFRSLETITIDEDSDVSDERQRISLFRLNDLERHTIVLKEVSKFYESVLAVNRLYLAVNNYECFGLLGANGAGKTSTFKILTGDEKMSSGDAWICGLNIKTKKNEVNRHIGYCPQFDATLEDLTGRETLKIFGLLRSVPENFIAAVSESLSNDLNFTTHLDKQVKAYSGGNKRKLSTALALIGNPAVIYLDEPTTGMDPGAKRNFWNVICKIRATGKAIILTSHSMEECEALCTRLAIMVNGEFRCLGSSQHLKNKFTDGFFLTIKLEKRDNDDSNDNVSLVVQYIEENFEGARLKEQYKDFLTYHITRTPLKWSTMFGLMEQAKSRFDIEDYALGQTTLEQVFLTLVSHQRTSQ is encoded by the exons ATGGCAACCACCGATTGGGAAAAGTTCAAATTGTTACTGTGGAAAAACTGGATTATCCAAAAAAGGCATTATGTGCAGACGATATTTGAGATAACAATTCCAGTGTTGGCTTGTTCCTTACTAATTCTCGTGCGAGGTTTGGTGAATCCTTCAACATACACAGAGCCAGTTACTTTCGAGAGACTCTATGTCAGCAGCATTGCTAGTTTACG AACGATGATATCAAACCATCCTATTGAATTGACACTAGTGTACTCGCCAGGAAACTTGTTGTTCGAGCAGGTGGACAAAAGAGCGGCTAAAATGTTAGGGACGGATGTACGTACTAAACCATTCAATAACAGCGATAGTATGTATAACATTCTGGTTACAAATAATTACCTCGCGGGGATCGAATTTGGTGATCATTTGACG AATATTACTGAGCTACCGGAAAATTTAACATTTGCTCTTCGATTTCCCAGCGAAATGAGAACAACACTGTTACCAGGCGCTGAATTCTGGGCAAATTGGCGAACATTTCTGACCTTTCCACCGTTCCAGGCTTACGGAGCTCGTGCTGTCAACTACAGTGACGGTGGTTATCCAGCTAATTATTACGCAGAAGGTTTCGTTTCCGTGCAAAATGCAATAACACGAGCTCTGTTAGAGCGGAAAAACAATTCTCACAAGCTGCCGATCGTCTCCCTGCAG cGCTTTCCATACCCGCCGTTCTATAACGACCCGTTGCTGAGAGGACTTGAAAATCTATTCCCTGTCATCATAATGATTGCGTTTTTCTATTCCTGCATAAACACCGTGAAGTTTATAACCCTGGAAAAGGAAAGACAGCTGAAGGAATCAATGAAAATCATGGGTGTCAGTGGATGGCTTCACTGGATGGCTTGGTTTGTCAAAACGCTCATCCTCCTATCGATCTCTATAACGCTGATTACTTTGCTGCTGTGTGTCAGCCTAACGACAAACACTGATATTGCGATTTTCGAGTTTTCAAACTGGTTATTAGTCTGGATCTTCTTGTTCATCTATAGCATTACAACCATAACGTTCTGTTTCATGTTAAGTACATTTTTTTCGAAAg CTAACATAGCATCTGGCGTTTCCGGTATTATCTGGTTCTATTCGCTCACACCATACAACATCACTTTTGGAAACTATGATCGTATGTCTCTTGTAACAAAACTCGCCGCTAGTCTGTGGTGCAATACGGCGATGGGTTATGGCTTTATGCTCTTGATGAAACACGAAGGAACCTCCATTGGGTTACAGTGGTCTAATTTATTCACACCGGTGACTGTAGATGACCAGCTTACGGTGGCACATATCATGCTAATGCTCCTGATAGACGCAGTGTTTTACTTGTTAGTTGCCCTATACGTAGAACAAATTGCCCCTGGTCAGTTTGGAATCccaaaaaaatggaattttattttcacCATTAACTTTCGGAGTTCACGCGATTCCTTCAATAAACAGCGAAATACATTAggcagagaatatttttccagtCACTCGATCAACAATCCCGAAGAAGACCTTACCGAAAAACATGCTGGAATAAAGATATTAGGATTGACGAAAGTATTCAAAGGATCTGAAGTTGCAGTTAAGGATTTGACTTTAAATTTATATGAAGATCAAATATCTGTACTGCTAGGACATAATGGTGCCGGCAAGACTACTACAATGTCAATGCTAGCCGGAATGTTTCCTCCAACATCCGGAACAGCTATCGTTAATGGTTTCGACATTCgatataacattaaaaaattgagaaatactTTGGGGTTATGTCCacaacacaatattttatttgacgAGCTAACAGTAGTAGAGCATATAAGATTTTTTTCTAAGCTTAAAGGAGTTACAGATGATGTGATCAGCACGGAGATTAACAAGTATCTAAAATTATTGGAGCTAGAGGAAAAGAAAGATGCCCTATCACAGACTTTATCTGGTGGTATGAAACGCAAGCTTTCGATGGCGATTGCTCTATGCGGAGGTTCGAAAGTTGTTTTGTGTGACGAACCTACATCAGGAATGGATCCAGCAGCTAGAAGATTGCTGTGGAATTTGTTGCAGCAAGAAAAAGTTGGTAGAACCATACTGTTGTCTACCCATTTCATGGACGAAGCTGACATTCTGGGGGACCGTGTTGTAATAATGGCTAGCGGAGATTTGAAAGCCGTTGGATCGCCtttctatttgaaaaaaaaattcggtcgAGGTTACAGGCTTGTATGTGTCACTGAAGCTGGTTGCAATCCAATGCATTTGACTGGCTTGATAAGGAAATATATTCCGAATATTGAAGTAGAAACAGATATTGGAACAGAGTTAAGCTACATTCTTGGGCATGAATATTTGCACTTGTATCAGAGATTGTTGACTGATTTAGAGGAGAATGCTGCGCAATTCCGTATATCCAGCTACGGAATAACTCCATCGACATTGGAGGAAGTATTTATGAG ACTTGGAAGTGATAGAGCTACAAAAGACGATAGCAAAACGTTTAATGATTCCACAACTCGGTTAAACTATGCATCTTATTTGCCTGAGGAGCCATATCCATTAGTAAAGGGAAGACAGCGCACAGTTAATCAAATGAAGGCTATgttcatgaaaaaatatcttAGTTTCATCAGAGCTTGGAAGATTTCGTTTTTACAAACAACACTATCAATGTTCTACATAATGATAATAATAGCTATTGTTCGTTCATTTCCCAATAATGTTGTACTGCCTCCTTTGGAAATATCGTTGAGTtcgtattcgaaaacagttacaATTCTACAAACGACGGATATAAATGCAACTATAACAAGAAGCTACGTGAGTTTGTTTGAAAATACCCCTGAAGTCCACGAGCTTATAGTGACTTCTGCTTCTTTTGAGGAATACGTCTTAAACAAA TCCGCAGAGAACATTAAAAAGGTAGATAATACCTACATGGTTGGAGCAACACTGCATGAATCTGATCAAAATTTGACTGTTTGGTTCAACAACAAGGCTTATCATACGGCACCGCTGGCCTTGAATCTCATCTATAACGCAATACTACGAACATTTTGCAACAATTGTCATCTACAAGTTGTAAATAAACCCTTGCCTTACAGCACACGTATCAGATTTCTACGATTACAGGCAGGTAGTAATATGGGATTCCAGTTAGCCTTCAACACGGGTTTTGCAATGGCCTTCGTGGGGGCAATGTACATCATGTTTAATATCAAAGAACGGGCTTCCGGAGCTAAGTTATTACAGCTTGTTAGTGGAGTCCACGTTGTGATATTCTGGAGCATCTCTTTCCTGTGGGACTATTTTGTGTTCATTGTAGCGATGGTCTTATACATTATAACATTGGCAGCCTTCCAGGAAGAAGGTTGGTCTTCGCCAACTGAGTTGTCACGCGTTGTGATAGTGATGTTGTGTTTCGGAAGTGCAGTTATTCCATTTACGTATCTATGGTCGCTCTTCTTTCAAGTTCCCTCAACTGGATTCATTAAAATGCTAATATTTAACATATTTACTGGTACAGTTATTTTCACGGGTATATTTCTGCTCAAGTACAGCGAGTTCAACTTGAAAGATGTGGCAGAAACATTGGAGTGGTTTTATATGATTTTTCCCCATTTTGCGCTTAGTCATAGTCTGAACAACATCAACTTGGCATTAACAATACAGCAAATCTGCCAAGCCCAAAGTGAAGCGATGCCTTTTAGTATCGATGATCTTTTATGCAACATTGACAAGCGTTGCTGTA ATACAAACATATTTTCCTTCGAACCAAACGGAGTCAGTCGCAATCTTGTTTACATGCTAGCAGTAGGAATCTTATCGTTTGTAGTATTATTACTGAATGAGTTAGGAATGATTACGTTTAACATCAACTGTAGAAATCCTAGGAACAGTTCACCGATGAAATGCGCCTTTAGGTCGTTAGAGACCATAACAATTGACGAAGACTCAGACGTTTCAGATGAACGGCAGCGAATttctctttttcgattaaaTGATCTCGAACGGCATACTATAGTATTAAAGGAAGTCTCGAAATTTTACGAATCGGTTTTGGCAGTGAATCGCCTATATCTAGCTGTTAATAATTACGAGTGTTTtggtttgcttggagcgaacgGAGCTGGCAAGACTTctacatttaaaatattaacgGGTGACGAGAAGATGTCATCTGGAGATGCCTGGATCTGTGGATTAaacataaaaactaaaaagaatgAAGTTAACCGCCATATTGGATATTGTCCTCAGTTTGACGCAACTCTTGAAGATCTGACTGGTCGCGAAACGTTGAAAATCTTTGGTCTCTTGAGAAGCGTTCCGGAAAATTTCATAGCCGCTGTTTCTGAAAGCCTATCAAATGATCTAAATTTTACAACGCACCTTGACAAGCAAGTGAAGGCTTACAGTGGAGGTAACAAGCGAAAATTAAGCACTGCACTTGCACTGATCGGCAATCCAGCCGTCATTTATTTAGATGAGCCTACCACGGGAATGGATCCGGGCGCAAAACGGAATTTTTGGAACGTGATATGTAAGATTAGAGCAACTGGTAAAGCAATTATTTTAACGTCCCATAGTATGGAGGAATGTGAGGCTCTCTGCACACGATTGGCAATCATGGTTAATGGAGAGTTTAGATGCCTAGGATCGTCGCAACACTTGAAGAACAAATTCACAGATGGTTTCTTCTTGACGATCAAACTTGAAAAACGAGACAATGACGATTCCAATGATAACGTTAGTCTAGTCGTGCAATATATTGAAGAAAATTTTGAAGGTGCTCGATTGAA AGAACAATATAAAGATTTCCTGACTTATCACATTACAAGAACTCCTTTGAAATGGTCCACGATGTTTGGACTAATGGAGCAAGCTAAATCTCGATTCGACATCGAAGATTATGCCTTAGGACAGACCACTCTCGAGCAAGTATTTCTTACATTAGTCTCTCATCAACGAACTAGTCAATGA
- the LOC131692708 gene encoding phospholipid-transporting ATPase ABCA3-like isoform X1 has protein sequence MATTDWEKFKLLLWKNWIIQKRHYVQTIFEITIPVLACSLLILVRGLVNPSTYTEPVTFERLYVSSIASLRTMISNHPIELTLVYSPGNLLFEQVDKRAAKMLGTDVRTKPFNNSDSMYNILVTNNYLAGIEFGDHLTNITELPENLTFALRFPSEMRTTLLPGAEFWANWRTFLTFPPFQAYGARAVNYSDGGYPANYYAEGFVSVQNAITRALLERKNNSHKLPIVSLQRFPYPPFYNDPLLRGLENLFPVIIMIAFFYSCINTVKFITLEKERQLKESMKIMGVSGWLHWMAWFVKTLILLSISITLITLLLCVSLTTNTDIAIFEFSNWLLVWIFLFIYSITTITFCFMLSTFFSKANIASGVSGIIWFYSLTPYNITFGNYDRMSLVTKLAASLWCNTAMGYGFMLLMKHEGTSIGLQWSNLFTPVTVDDQLTVAHIMLMLLIDAVFYLLVALYVEQIAPGQFGIPKKWNFIFTINFRSSRDSFNKQRNTLGREYFSSHSINNPEEDLTEKHAGIKILGLTKVFKGSEVAVKDLTLNLYEDQISVLLGHNGAGKTTTMSMLAGMFPPTSGTAIVNGFDIRYNIKKLRNTLGLCPQHNILFDELTVVEHIRFFSKLKGVTDDVISTEINKYLKLLELEEKKDALSQTLSGGMKRKLSMAIALCGGSKVVLCDEPTSGMDPAARRLLWNLLQQEKVGRTILLSTHFMDEADILGDRVVIMASGDLKAVGSPFYLKKKFGRGYRLVCVTEAGCNPMHLTGLIRKYIPNIEVETDIGTELSYILGHEYLHLYQRLLTDLEENAAQFRISSYGITPSTLEEVFMRLGSDRATKDDSKTFNDSTTRLNYASYLPEEPYPLVKGRQRTVNQMKAMFMKKYLSFIRAWKISFLQTTLSMFYIMIIIAIVRSFPNNVVLPPLEISLSSYSKTVTILQTTDINATITRSYVSLFENTPEVHELIVTSASFEEYVLNKSAENIKKVDNTYMVGATLHESDQNLTVWFNNKAYHTAPLALNLIYNAILRTFCNNCHLQVVNKPLPYSTRIRFLRLQAGSNMGFQLAFNTGFAMAFVGAMYIMFNIKERASGAKLLQLVSGVHVVIFWSISFLWDYFVFIVAMVLYIITLAAFQEEGWSSPTELSRVVIVMLCFGSAVIPFTYLWSLFFQVPSTGFIKMLIFNIFTGTVIFTGIFLLKYSEFNLKDVAETLEWFYMIFPHFALSHSLNNINLALTIQQICQAQSEAMPFSIDDLLCNIDKRCCSKYSVWKIVAIYIPSNYPKIITIHKLMSVYYIPDTNIFSFEPNGVSRNLVYMLAVGILSFVVLLLNELGMITFNINCRNPRNSSPMKCAFRSLETITIDEDSDVSDERQRISLFRLNDLERHTIVLKEVSKFYESVLAVNRLYLAVNNYECFGLLGANGAGKTSTFKILTGDEKMSSGDAWICGLNIKTKKNEVNRHIGYCPQFDATLEDLTGRETLKIFGLLRSVPENFIAAVSESLSNDLNFTTHLDKQVKAYSGGNKRKLSTALALIGNPAVIYLDEPTTGMDPGAKRNFWNVICKIRATGKAIILTSHSMEECEALCTRLAIMVNGEFRCLGSSQHLKNKFTDGFFLTIKLEKRDNDDSNDNVSLVVQYIEENFEGARLKEQYKDFLTYHITRTPLKWSTMFGLMEQAKSRFDIEDYALGQTTLEQVFLTLVSHQRTSQ, from the exons ATGGCAACCACCGATTGGGAAAAGTTCAAATTGTTACTGTGGAAAAACTGGATTATCCAAAAAAGGCATTATGTGCAGACGATATTTGAGATAACAATTCCAGTGTTGGCTTGTTCCTTACTAATTCTCGTGCGAGGTTTGGTGAATCCTTCAACATACACAGAGCCAGTTACTTTCGAGAGACTCTATGTCAGCAGCATTGCTAGTTTACG AACGATGATATCAAACCATCCTATTGAATTGACACTAGTGTACTCGCCAGGAAACTTGTTGTTCGAGCAGGTGGACAAAAGAGCGGCTAAAATGTTAGGGACGGATGTACGTACTAAACCATTCAATAACAGCGATAGTATGTATAACATTCTGGTTACAAATAATTACCTCGCGGGGATCGAATTTGGTGATCATTTGACG AATATTACTGAGCTACCGGAAAATTTAACATTTGCTCTTCGATTTCCCAGCGAAATGAGAACAACACTGTTACCAGGCGCTGAATTCTGGGCAAATTGGCGAACATTTCTGACCTTTCCACCGTTCCAGGCTTACGGAGCTCGTGCTGTCAACTACAGTGACGGTGGTTATCCAGCTAATTATTACGCAGAAGGTTTCGTTTCCGTGCAAAATGCAATAACACGAGCTCTGTTAGAGCGGAAAAACAATTCTCACAAGCTGCCGATCGTCTCCCTGCAG cGCTTTCCATACCCGCCGTTCTATAACGACCCGTTGCTGAGAGGACTTGAAAATCTATTCCCTGTCATCATAATGATTGCGTTTTTCTATTCCTGCATAAACACCGTGAAGTTTATAACCCTGGAAAAGGAAAGACAGCTGAAGGAATCAATGAAAATCATGGGTGTCAGTGGATGGCTTCACTGGATGGCTTGGTTTGTCAAAACGCTCATCCTCCTATCGATCTCTATAACGCTGATTACTTTGCTGCTGTGTGTCAGCCTAACGACAAACACTGATATTGCGATTTTCGAGTTTTCAAACTGGTTATTAGTCTGGATCTTCTTGTTCATCTATAGCATTACAACCATAACGTTCTGTTTCATGTTAAGTACATTTTTTTCGAAAg CTAACATAGCATCTGGCGTTTCCGGTATTATCTGGTTCTATTCGCTCACACCATACAACATCACTTTTGGAAACTATGATCGTATGTCTCTTGTAACAAAACTCGCCGCTAGTCTGTGGTGCAATACGGCGATGGGTTATGGCTTTATGCTCTTGATGAAACACGAAGGAACCTCCATTGGGTTACAGTGGTCTAATTTATTCACACCGGTGACTGTAGATGACCAGCTTACGGTGGCACATATCATGCTAATGCTCCTGATAGACGCAGTGTTTTACTTGTTAGTTGCCCTATACGTAGAACAAATTGCCCCTGGTCAGTTTGGAATCccaaaaaaatggaattttattttcacCATTAACTTTCGGAGTTCACGCGATTCCTTCAATAAACAGCGAAATACATTAggcagagaatatttttccagtCACTCGATCAACAATCCCGAAGAAGACCTTACCGAAAAACATGCTGGAATAAAGATATTAGGATTGACGAAAGTATTCAAAGGATCTGAAGTTGCAGTTAAGGATTTGACTTTAAATTTATATGAAGATCAAATATCTGTACTGCTAGGACATAATGGTGCCGGCAAGACTACTACAATGTCAATGCTAGCCGGAATGTTTCCTCCAACATCCGGAACAGCTATCGTTAATGGTTTCGACATTCgatataacattaaaaaattgagaaatactTTGGGGTTATGTCCacaacacaatattttatttgacgAGCTAACAGTAGTAGAGCATATAAGATTTTTTTCTAAGCTTAAAGGAGTTACAGATGATGTGATCAGCACGGAGATTAACAAGTATCTAAAATTATTGGAGCTAGAGGAAAAGAAAGATGCCCTATCACAGACTTTATCTGGTGGTATGAAACGCAAGCTTTCGATGGCGATTGCTCTATGCGGAGGTTCGAAAGTTGTTTTGTGTGACGAACCTACATCAGGAATGGATCCAGCAGCTAGAAGATTGCTGTGGAATTTGTTGCAGCAAGAAAAAGTTGGTAGAACCATACTGTTGTCTACCCATTTCATGGACGAAGCTGACATTCTGGGGGACCGTGTTGTAATAATGGCTAGCGGAGATTTGAAAGCCGTTGGATCGCCtttctatttgaaaaaaaaattcggtcgAGGTTACAGGCTTGTATGTGTCACTGAAGCTGGTTGCAATCCAATGCATTTGACTGGCTTGATAAGGAAATATATTCCGAATATTGAAGTAGAAACAGATATTGGAACAGAGTTAAGCTACATTCTTGGGCATGAATATTTGCACTTGTATCAGAGATTGTTGACTGATTTAGAGGAGAATGCTGCGCAATTCCGTATATCCAGCTACGGAATAACTCCATCGACATTGGAGGAAGTATTTATGAG ACTTGGAAGTGATAGAGCTACAAAAGACGATAGCAAAACGTTTAATGATTCCACAACTCGGTTAAACTATGCATCTTATTTGCCTGAGGAGCCATATCCATTAGTAAAGGGAAGACAGCGCACAGTTAATCAAATGAAGGCTATgttcatgaaaaaatatcttAGTTTCATCAGAGCTTGGAAGATTTCGTTTTTACAAACAACACTATCAATGTTCTACATAATGATAATAATAGCTATTGTTCGTTCATTTCCCAATAATGTTGTACTGCCTCCTTTGGAAATATCGTTGAGTtcgtattcgaaaacagttacaATTCTACAAACGACGGATATAAATGCAACTATAACAAGAAGCTACGTGAGTTTGTTTGAAAATACCCCTGAAGTCCACGAGCTTATAGTGACTTCTGCTTCTTTTGAGGAATACGTCTTAAACAAA TCCGCAGAGAACATTAAAAAGGTAGATAATACCTACATGGTTGGAGCAACACTGCATGAATCTGATCAAAATTTGACTGTTTGGTTCAACAACAAGGCTTATCATACGGCACCGCTGGCCTTGAATCTCATCTATAACGCAATACTACGAACATTTTGCAACAATTGTCATCTACAAGTTGTAAATAAACCCTTGCCTTACAGCACACGTATCAGATTTCTACGATTACAGGCAGGTAGTAATATGGGATTCCAGTTAGCCTTCAACACGGGTTTTGCAATGGCCTTCGTGGGGGCAATGTACATCATGTTTAATATCAAAGAACGGGCTTCCGGAGCTAAGTTATTACAGCTTGTTAGTGGAGTCCACGTTGTGATATTCTGGAGCATCTCTTTCCTGTGGGACTATTTTGTGTTCATTGTAGCGATGGTCTTATACATTATAACATTGGCAGCCTTCCAGGAAGAAGGTTGGTCTTCGCCAACTGAGTTGTCACGCGTTGTGATAGTGATGTTGTGTTTCGGAAGTGCAGTTATTCCATTTACGTATCTATGGTCGCTCTTCTTTCAAGTTCCCTCAACTGGATTCATTAAAATGCTAATATTTAACATATTTACTGGTACAGTTATTTTCACGGGTATATTTCTGCTCAAGTACAGCGAGTTCAACTTGAAAGATGTGGCAGAAACATTGGAGTGGTTTTATATGATTTTTCCCCATTTTGCGCTTAGTCATAGTCTGAACAACATCAACTTGGCATTAACAATACAGCAAATCTGCCAAGCCCAAAGTGAAGCGATGCCTTTTAGTATCGATGATCTTTTATGCAACATTGACAAGCGTTGCTGTAGTAAGTATAGTGTGTGGAAAATTGTTGCCATTTACATACCGTCAAACTACCCTAAAATAATTACGATACACAAACTAATGAGTGTTTACTATATTCCAGATACAAACATATTTTCCTTCGAACCAAACGGAGTCAGTCGCAATCTTGTTTACATGCTAGCAGTAGGAATCTTATCGTTTGTAGTATTATTACTGAATGAGTTAGGAATGATTACGTTTAACATCAACTGTAGAAATCCTAGGAACAGTTCACCGATGAAATGCGCCTTTAGGTCGTTAGAGACCATAACAATTGACGAAGACTCAGACGTTTCAGATGAACGGCAGCGAATttctctttttcgattaaaTGATCTCGAACGGCATACTATAGTATTAAAGGAAGTCTCGAAATTTTACGAATCGGTTTTGGCAGTGAATCGCCTATATCTAGCTGTTAATAATTACGAGTGTTTtggtttgcttggagcgaacgGAGCTGGCAAGACTTctacatttaaaatattaacgGGTGACGAGAAGATGTCATCTGGAGATGCCTGGATCTGTGGATTAaacataaaaactaaaaagaatgAAGTTAACCGCCATATTGGATATTGTCCTCAGTTTGACGCAACTCTTGAAGATCTGACTGGTCGCGAAACGTTGAAAATCTTTGGTCTCTTGAGAAGCGTTCCGGAAAATTTCATAGCCGCTGTTTCTGAAAGCCTATCAAATGATCTAAATTTTACAACGCACCTTGACAAGCAAGTGAAGGCTTACAGTGGAGGTAACAAGCGAAAATTAAGCACTGCACTTGCACTGATCGGCAATCCAGCCGTCATTTATTTAGATGAGCCTACCACGGGAATGGATCCGGGCGCAAAACGGAATTTTTGGAACGTGATATGTAAGATTAGAGCAACTGGTAAAGCAATTATTTTAACGTCCCATAGTATGGAGGAATGTGAGGCTCTCTGCACACGATTGGCAATCATGGTTAATGGAGAGTTTAGATGCCTAGGATCGTCGCAACACTTGAAGAACAAATTCACAGATGGTTTCTTCTTGACGATCAAACTTGAAAAACGAGACAATGACGATTCCAATGATAACGTTAGTCTAGTCGTGCAATATATTGAAGAAAATTTTGAAGGTGCTCGATTGAA AGAACAATATAAAGATTTCCTGACTTATCACATTACAAGAACTCCTTTGAAATGGTCCACGATGTTTGGACTAATGGAGCAAGCTAAATCTCGATTCGACATCGAAGATTATGCCTTAGGACAGACCACTCTCGAGCAAGTATTTCTTACATTAGTCTCTCATCAACGAACTAGTCAATGA